CGCGCTGGCGCGAGCCCTGATTTGCCCCGCGCTCCGGCGGATCGCTCGGTCGACGGCGTGCGCTAGGGCCCTGCGGCGCGGAAGCGCTCGCCGCAGGCCGGGCAAAAGCTCCAGCCCGAAACCTGGGCCACCGCGTGCAGCGGATCGCCGCAGCGGGGCGGCGTGGCGATGGGCACCACGGGATGGTCGGTTGCCGTGATTTCGGCGCGCGCAAAGCTCTCCAGCTCGGGCGGCGCAGGGCTGGCGAGGACGATGGCGGTAGCCTCGAGCGCAGGCCCCGAGAGCACCCGGATATCCTCGCTGCCCGAAGGCGTCCCCGTCTCGACCTGGTCGAGCACGAAGGTCGACTGGCCGAGCGTGAAGGCGACGTCCGGCTCGAGGGCGATCTGCGTCACGAGTTGGTCACCGACGCGCGTCCCGTTGGTGCTGGAGAGGTCGAAGAGCATCAAGCGCCCATCGTCTTGCTCGACCAGCAACACATGCTGGCGCGAGACATTCTTCTCGAGCAGCTGGATGTCGGCATCGATGCCGCGTCCGAGGATCGTTCGTCGGCCGAGACGGAACTGCTGACCGGCGCGGGAACCCGCCGTAGCTCGCAGCCAACGCTCACCCATGGGTCTGCGGCTCCTCTCTGCCGGGCCCCTTGGCCGCCGCGACGGTCGTTCGACGGCGCACTATGGGCTGACCTCGGGTGCGACGGCGTTGCCGTCGAGCTCGGTACATTCCATCAGCAGCGTCGTGATGTTGTCCGTGCCCCCGGCGCGGTTGGCCTCGTCGACCAGCTCGGCGACGGTGCGTTCGAGATCGGTGCTGCCCTTGACCAGCTCCAGCAGTCGCGGGTCGCTGATCATCCCGGAGAGCCCGTCGGAGCAGAGGATGAAGATGTCGCCGTCCTGCACCGCGTGGGTATGGATGTCGACCTCGACGGCCT
The Pseudomonadota bacterium DNA segment above includes these coding regions:
- a CDS encoding FHA domain-containing protein, with product MGERWLRATAGSRAGQQFRLGRRTILGRGIDADIQLLEKNVSRQHVLLVEQDDGRLMLFDLSSTNGTRVGDQLVTQIALEPDVAFTLGQSTFVLDQVETGTPSGSEDIRVLSGPALEATAIVLASPAPPELESFARAEITATDHPVVPIATPPRCGDPLHAVAQVSGWSFCPACGERFRAAGP